Proteins encoded by one window of Vitis riparia cultivar Riparia Gloire de Montpellier isolate 1030 chromosome 11, EGFV_Vit.rip_1.0, whole genome shotgun sequence:
- the LOC117924494 gene encoding peptidyl-prolyl cis-trans isomerase CYP28, chloroplastic, with the protein MFASATLSPLLSVPHYPNPKPNHRSKLSFTRRHLLFLSTSSLSVPSPLSSSAIPQPPPPPDTTVTDRVYMDFSICPTSFRPEADDCRDSLPLGRLVIGLYGHLVPLTVSNFKAMCTGSSGSSYKNTLVQKIFPGQFFVAGRQGRRDKGEVRPPLDLARNTETVDSRAFALRHSKAGVVSLCLSENDDDDEIKLNPDYRNVEFLITTGPGPCPQLDNRNIVFGSVLEGLDVVTAIASIPTYKPAERIRQLNDLAEFLGDDRAPIARATWNKPLKTVYISDCGELKVTKPSLSPPSLP; encoded by the exons ATGTTCGCCTCTGCAACTCTCTCCCCTCTCCTCTCCGTCCCCCATTACCCTAACCCTAAACCTAACCATAGGTCTAAACTCTCCTTCACTCGCCGCCACTTGCTTTTCCTCTCCACCTCCTCCCTCTCCGTCCCCTCCCCTCTCTCCTCCTCCGCCATACCCCAGCCCCCTCCCCCTCCCGACACCACCGTTACCGACCGCGTCTACATGGATTTTAGCATCTGCCCCACCTCCTTCCGCCCAGAAGCCGACGATTGTCGGGATTCTCTCCCGCTCGGCCGCCTCGTCATCGGCCTCTACGGCCACCTAGTCCCGCTCACTGTTTCCAATTTCAAGGCCATGTGCACCGGCTCCTCCGGCTCCTCCTACAAGAACACTCTTGTTCAAAAAATCTTCCCAGGTCAGTTCTTCGTTGCGGGCCGTCAAGGCCGCCGCGACAAGGGCGAGGTTCGACCGCCCTTGGATTTGGCGCGAAACACCGAGACTGTTGATTCTAGGGCTTTTGCTCTCCGGCATTCAAAAGCCGGTGTTGTTTCTCTGTGTTTGTCGGAgaacgatgatgatgatgagattAAACTTAATCCTGATTACCGAAATGTCGAGTTCTTAATCACCACCGGACCTGGGCCCTGCCCTCAACTCGACAACAGGAACATTGTTTTCGGGTCTGTGCTTGAAG GGTTGGATGTCGTTACAGCCATAGCTTCCATCCCCACATACAAGCCCGCCGAGCGAATTCGCCAATTAAATGATTTGGCAGAGTTTCTTGGAGATGATAGAGCACCGATTGCCCGAGCTACGTGGAACAAGCCTCTTAAAACTGTTTACATCAGTGACTGCGGAGAGCTCAAAGTGACAAAGCCTTCCCTTTCTCCTCCTAGTCTGCCATAA